The following are encoded together in the Flavobacterium haoranii genome:
- a CDS encoding single-stranded DNA-binding protein, which produces MNGTVNKVILVGHLGDEVKMHYFDGGNCIGRFPLATNEVYINKSTGEKINSTEWHNIVVRNKAAEICEKYLTKGDKIYIEGRIKSRQWQTDDGTTKYTTEIQVTEFTFLTTKKETEASDKQNFRAPEINVPKSSTFEQENLGNSNDDLPF; this is translated from the coding sequence ATGAACGGAACTGTAAACAAAGTCATTTTAGTAGGTCACTTAGGAGACGAAGTTAAAATGCATTATTTTGATGGTGGAAACTGCATAGGAAGATTTCCACTCGCTACAAATGAAGTTTATATTAACAAATCTACCGGAGAGAAAATTAATTCTACTGAATGGCACAACATTGTGGTGCGCAATAAAGCTGCCGAAATTTGTGAAAAATACCTTACAAAAGGTGATAAAATTTACATTGAAGGACGAATTAAATCGCGCCAATGGCAAACAGACGATGGTACAACAAAATATACAACTGAAATTCAGGTAACTGAATTTACATTTTTAACAACAAAAAAAGAAACTGAAGCTAGTGATAAGCAAAATTTTAGAGCTCCTGAAATTAATGTTCCTAAAAGCAGTACTTTTGAGCAAGAAAATTTAGGTAACTCAAATGATGATTTGCCTTTTTAA